Proteins encoded by one window of Halomonas chromatireducens:
- a CDS encoding molecular chaperone TorD family protein, giving the protein MTQYPRFPDLLPAAEFSLCLSRAFLAPTTGVTLAELRGPLLDDLRNLAETLPKLNTERLEALSQALAALTDTQQLMLGYSRLFLTPPAPAPLNLGAYLDGGLMSRSVPSMEALYHRHGLERDPAFRDLSDHLSLHLQWLAWVYSEAMEAREAATDASPAMTDAATMLHDFTLPAMAGVRRKVTQAAKYETTLPWRLLVELTHDQLTEDFARLKAALPSLALQQSRAPGQVKVTTGVESFEASEAPRETLTCRSCGEFFKSDPVMAEMRQRLTAACVSTDHLAICPHCQGRDAASHSLKPPGASLKAWQSATERNLP; this is encoded by the coding sequence ATGACACAATATCCTCGTTTCCCAGATCTGCTGCCGGCTGCTGAATTCAGCCTCTGCCTGTCGCGAGCCTTCCTCGCCCCGACCACGGGGGTGACACTGGCGGAGCTTCGCGGGCCACTGCTCGACGACCTTCGCAACCTGGCCGAGACGCTACCCAAGCTCAATACCGAGCGCCTCGAGGCGCTCTCACAGGCACTGGCGGCACTGACCGATACCCAGCAGCTAATGCTGGGCTACAGCCGTCTGTTTCTTACGCCACCGGCGCCTGCGCCGCTCAATCTGGGCGCGTATCTCGACGGTGGCCTGATGTCCCGAAGCGTTCCCTCCATGGAAGCCCTCTATCACCGCCATGGCCTGGAGCGCGACCCGGCGTTCCGAGACCTGTCCGACCACCTTTCGCTCCACCTGCAGTGGCTCGCCTGGGTCTACAGCGAGGCGATGGAGGCACGAGAGGCCGCGACTGACGCCTCCCCCGCGATGACGGACGCCGCGACCATGCTGCACGATTTCACCCTGCCCGCCATGGCCGGGGTTCGCCGCAAGGTGACACAAGCGGCAAAGTACGAGACCACCCTGCCCTGGCGACTGCTGGTCGAATTGACCCATGACCAGTTGACCGAAGACTTCGCGCGCCTAAAAGCTGCACTGCCCTCCTTGGCACTTCAGCAGTCCCGCGCCCCCGGGCAGGTAAAGGTCACGACCGGAGTGGAGTCCTTTGAGGCAAGCGAGGCCCCGCGGGAAACGCTGACCTGCCGCTCCTGTGGCGAGTTTTTCAAGAGCGATCCGGTAATGGCAGAGATGCGCCAACGCCTTACCGCAGCCTGCGTCAGCACCGACCATCTGGCGATCTGCCCCCACTGCCAGGGCCGCGATGCCGCCTCGCATTCACTGAAGCCGCCCGGCGCAAGCCTGAAGGCGTGGCAGTCAGCAACCGAGAGGAATCTCCCATGA
- a CDS encoding FKBP-type peptidyl-prolyl cis-trans isomerase, protein MTRIAPLCEVTTEYVVTDEDGERLAASTPEMPLRYIHGTGQMLPALEDALEGCQAGDTLGVTLTPAQAYGPHRPELVFEAVRENLPQDRDIRVGMTLTPGGQRGKFSLKVVGLTERGAMLDGNHPLAGRMATWELRVLEVRPGKRPAQGKLEYQPIHWVEVE, encoded by the coding sequence ATGACGCGAATCGCCCCCCTGTGCGAGGTCACTACCGAGTACGTGGTAACCGACGAGGATGGCGAGCGCCTGGCGGCCTCGACACCGGAAATGCCGCTACGCTACATACATGGTACGGGCCAGATGTTGCCGGCTCTCGAGGACGCACTGGAAGGCTGCCAGGCCGGTGACACACTCGGCGTGACGCTGACGCCAGCTCAGGCCTATGGCCCTCACCGCCCCGAACTGGTCTTCGAAGCGGTACGCGAGAACCTGCCACAGGACAGGGATATACGCGTCGGCATGACGCTGACACCGGGCGGGCAGCGGGGGAAATTCTCGCTGAAGGTGGTGGGCTTGACCGAACGCGGCGCCATGCTGGACGGCAACCACCCGCTAGCGGGCAGGATGGCGACTTGGGAGCTTCGGGTCCTGGAGGTCCGGCCTGGCAAGCGGCCAGCCCAGGGGAAGCTGGAATACCAGCCGATCCACTGGGTGGAAGTAGAGTAG
- a CDS encoding metalloregulator ArsR/SmtB family transcription factor, with amino-acid sequence MSLEPNKLFKCLGDETRLTLTLLIRREEELCVCEMTHALEESQPKISRHLAQLRTCGLLSDRRDGQWVYYSLSDTVPSWVSEVLLAAEKGQNQRLVDLQARLAAMGNRPDRRLAMC; translated from the coding sequence ATCTCTCTGGAACCCAACAAACTGTTTAAATGCCTGGGCGACGAGACCCGCCTGACGCTGACGCTGCTGATCCGCCGTGAAGAGGAGCTCTGCGTCTGCGAAATGACCCACGCCCTGGAGGAATCCCAGCCCAAGATCTCACGGCACCTGGCTCAGTTGCGTACCTGCGGGCTATTGAGTGACAGGCGTGACGGTCAGTGGGTCTACTACAGCCTCTCCGACACGGTCCCCAGCTGGGTCAGTGAAGTGCTGCTGGCGGCCGAGAAGGGCCAGAATCAGCGACTTGTTGACCTGCAGGCGCGCCTGGCCGCCATGGGGAACCGGCCCGATCGTCGCTTGGCGATGTGCTGA
- a CDS encoding sulfite exporter TauE/SafE family protein: MPEALASWLDLDPMVWLGSALVLMLGAFVQRATGFGLAVIGAPLLLMLEPRLVPVILVLFGFMVSLMMVRQYWHEVRVGEIGMALVGRLPGNGLGLWLLLTAPMVVLEKLIAASVLFAVAVTLFRLRLPVNGATLFGAGVLSGIFGTVAAIGGPPIVLLLHGLSPDRLRGNLAAFFIITSLLTLATLALAGQVQLWHLWLALTFLPAVLAGNALADRIAHRLDRRLLQGASLSLCTLAALGLLL, translated from the coding sequence ATGCCTGAGGCGCTGGCGTCGTGGCTGGATCTGGACCCCATGGTCTGGCTGGGCAGTGCGCTGGTGCTGATGTTGGGGGCCTTCGTTCAACGTGCCACCGGTTTCGGTCTGGCAGTGATAGGGGCGCCGCTGCTATTGATGCTTGAGCCACGCCTGGTACCGGTCATCCTGGTGCTGTTCGGATTCATGGTCTCGCTCATGATGGTTCGACAGTACTGGCATGAGGTCCGGGTCGGCGAGATTGGCATGGCCTTGGTGGGGCGGCTGCCCGGCAATGGCCTCGGGCTATGGCTGCTGCTCACTGCCCCCATGGTCGTGCTCGAGAAGCTGATTGCCGCCAGCGTGCTTTTCGCCGTGGCGGTGACTCTTTTCCGCTTGCGCTTGCCGGTCAATGGAGCAACCCTGTTTGGCGCCGGTGTGCTATCAGGCATCTTCGGCACCGTGGCTGCCATAGGTGGTCCCCCCATTGTGCTTCTGCTGCATGGGCTCTCACCGGATCGTCTGCGCGGCAACCTGGCGGCGTTCTTTATCATCACGTCACTGCTGACCTTGGCAACGTTGGCGCTCGCGGGTCAGGTGCAGCTGTGGCATCTGTGGTTGGCGTTGACATTTCTGCCGGCGGTACTCGCCGGCAATGCCCTGGCGGACCGAATCGCCCACCGCCTTGATCGCCGCCTGCTTCAGGGAGCATCGCTGTCGCTCTGCACCCTGGCCGCTCTTGGGCTGCTGCTTTGA
- a CDS encoding Bcr/CflA family multidrug efflux MFS transporter, with product MNLNPRRVALLVAANTALAPFAIDAYLPAMSALADSIGASIHHTELSISVFLAGFAIGQLLFGPLSDRVGRKPVLLGGLVLFLLASLAITTISTLPELLAWRFVQALGGGACVVNSAAIVRDCFSGREAASVMSTMVMIMMVAPLVAPVVGSGLLYLADWWLIFVFLAVYAAFLLWLMSTRLPETRDPGQPVASFRQVLANYASVLRHREAMGYICAVAASFGGLFAFITASPYIYLEYFGLSPAMYPVVFGANVLVIALSNRVNIHLLVRHSPQQNLHFGLSIQLVAAMALALAAALGLATLPVVVLLVMVYAGMIGLITPNAMSALLDHFGHMSATATAMMGGIKFGSAALAGVMVGIFEIESLWPMVLTMLLASLIGNLGLRRLAGKPAHA from the coding sequence TTGAATCTCAATCCTCGACGCGTGGCACTGCTGGTGGCAGCCAATACGGCACTGGCACCGTTCGCCATCGACGCCTATCTGCCCGCGATGTCGGCGCTCGCCGACAGTATCGGGGCCAGCATTCATCATACAGAGCTGTCGATCAGCGTTTTCCTCGCCGGCTTTGCCATCGGTCAACTGCTCTTCGGGCCGCTTTCCGACAGGGTGGGGCGCAAGCCTGTCCTGCTGGGCGGGCTAGTACTATTCCTGCTGGCCAGCCTGGCGATTACCACCATCAGCACGCTGCCCGAGCTGCTTGCCTGGCGTTTCGTCCAGGCGCTGGGAGGCGGTGCCTGCGTGGTCAATTCGGCCGCGATCGTTCGCGACTGCTTCAGTGGTCGCGAGGCGGCGAGCGTGATGTCCACCATGGTCATGATCATGATGGTGGCGCCGCTGGTGGCGCCGGTGGTGGGGAGTGGGTTGCTCTATCTCGCCGACTGGTGGCTGATCTTCGTCTTCCTGGCGGTCTATGCGGCTTTCCTGCTGTGGCTGATGAGTACCCGGCTACCCGAGACCCGGGATCCTGGCCAGCCCGTCGCGTCGTTTCGCCAGGTGCTGGCCAACTATGCGAGTGTCCTGCGCCACCGCGAGGCCATGGGCTACATCTGTGCCGTGGCTGCTTCATTCGGCGGCTTGTTCGCCTTCATCACGGCATCGCCCTATATCTACCTGGAATATTTCGGCCTGTCGCCGGCCATGTACCCGGTGGTGTTCGGGGCGAATGTGCTGGTGATCGCGCTCTCCAATCGGGTGAACATTCATTTGCTGGTTCGTCACTCACCGCAACAGAACCTGCATTTCGGGCTCAGTATTCAACTGGTCGCTGCCATGGCGCTGGCGCTGGCGGCGGCACTGGGCCTTGCAACGCTTCCTGTTGTCGTCCTGCTGGTCATGGTCTATGCCGGCATGATCGGCCTGATCACTCCCAACGCCATGTCCGCACTACTCGATCACTTTGGCCATATGAGCGCCACGGCAACCGCCATGATGGGCGGGATCAAGTTCGGTTCTGCCGCACTTGCCGGCGTCATGGTCGGTATCTTCGAGATCGAGAGCCTGTGGCCCATGGTATTGACCATGCTGCTGGCATCGCTGATCGGCAACCTGGGGTTGCGTCGCCTTGCAGGCAAGCCGGCCCATGCCTGA